A region of Kribbella sp. NBC_01245 DNA encodes the following proteins:
- a CDS encoding heavy-metal-associated domain-containing protein has product MAAHTIAVEGMTCRNCEVLVSEELEALPGVTMVAVDLAAGTVTVEAEETLAELHAAIELAGYGVTRAGESGHARAGGDGIPSGPE; this is encoded by the coding sequence ATGGCCGCGCACACGATCGCCGTCGAAGGTATGACTTGCCGCAATTGCGAGGTGCTCGTCAGCGAGGAGCTGGAGGCTCTTCCAGGCGTGACGATGGTGGCGGTGGATCTCGCGGCAGGGACGGTCACGGTTGAGGCCGAAGAGACGCTTGCCGAGCTTCACGCGGCCATCGAGTTGGCCGGTTACGGGGTCACTCGGGCGGGGGAGAGCGGTCATGCTCGCGCGGGAGGTGACGGAATCCCAAGCGGGCCAGAGTGA
- the pgl gene encoding 6-phosphogluconolactonase, which produces MSSPSILVQADAAALTHAAAARLITRLVDVQASGRIAHVVLTGGRIAAAIYQVVAASPARSAVDWKRVDFWWGDERFLPDGDPERNETQARNAFLNSVGVDPSRVHPMPADVGQGAEKAAADYASSLAAAAGPGDHGGVPTFDILMLGVGPDGHVASLFPEQPALHEQERSVVAVHGAPKPPPTRVSLTQPALARASEVWFVVSGEDKAQAVRLALSGAGELQIPAAAPKGLNRTLWLLDEAAAGQIPKQVRAPRT; this is translated from the coding sequence ATGAGTTCACCGTCCATCCTGGTGCAGGCCGACGCGGCGGCGCTGACCCATGCGGCGGCCGCGCGGCTCATCACCCGTCTCGTCGATGTCCAGGCGAGCGGCCGGATCGCGCACGTCGTACTGACCGGAGGCCGGATCGCCGCCGCCATCTACCAGGTGGTGGCGGCCTCCCCGGCCCGCAGTGCCGTCGATTGGAAGCGGGTCGACTTCTGGTGGGGCGACGAGCGCTTCCTGCCGGACGGCGATCCCGAGCGGAACGAGACCCAGGCCCGCAACGCGTTCCTCAACTCGGTCGGCGTCGACCCTTCGCGCGTCCACCCGATGCCGGCAGACGTTGGCCAGGGGGCGGAGAAGGCCGCGGCGGACTACGCCTCGAGCCTCGCGGCAGCAGCCGGCCCCGGCGACCACGGCGGCGTACCGACGTTCGACATCTTGATGCTGGGCGTCGGGCCGGATGGTCACGTCGCCTCGCTCTTCCCCGAGCAGCCCGCTTTGCACGAGCAGGAGCGTTCGGTCGTGGCCGTGCACGGTGCGCCCAAACCGCCGCCGACGCGGGTCTCGCTGACCCAGCCGGCGTTGGCCCGGGCGAGCGAGGTGTGGTTCGTCGTCTCCGGCGAGGACAAGGCGCAGGCCGTACGGCTCGCGCTATCCGGTGCGGGCGAATTGCAGATTCCCGCCGCTGCACCGAAGGGCTTGAACCGCACCCTCTGGCTTCTCGACGAGGCCGCGGCAGGCCAAATCCCCAAGCAGGTAAGGGCTCCCCGCACATGA
- a CDS encoding glucose-6-phosphate isomerase: MVTVVPSGGDWSATVEKLVADKIASRIAAKDATTWGSEAEAESSIRLNWVDLHETSRPLLAEIEALQADLRAEGLDRIVLCGMGGSSLAPEVITRTAGVELVVLDSTNPSVIARALAGDLQRTVIVVSSKSGGTVETDSQRRAFIQAFTEAGIDAASRVVVVTDPGSPFEKLSADEGYRKTFLADPNVGGRYSALTAFGLVPSALAGADVAELLDQAAEVAPALQADSPDNPALVLGAVLAASPGRDKVILAADGSPIVGFPDWAEQLIAESTGKNGTGVLPVAVKGLHAPELHSSAADLTHGLLVADAKATAPASDVPVAVTSGSLGAQLLLWETATAVAGYLLGINPFDQPDVEAAKNAARALLDAQPEPEVAAFTDGVIEVRGSEGLLDSVDSLEGALETLLGKLADDGYLAVMAYLDSERDDNLHAIRPALAAKTGRPVTFGWGPRFLHSTGQYHKGGHPQGVFLQITSQEPTDVEIPDRPFTFGTLISAQAAGDAKVLAERGRPVLRLHLTDPQGGVRQLIALLHGHDKREDGA; encoded by the coding sequence GTGGTGACGGTCGTCCCGTCCGGGGGCGATTGGTCGGCGACCGTCGAGAAGCTCGTCGCGGACAAGATCGCCTCCCGGATCGCCGCCAAGGACGCCACCACCTGGGGTTCCGAGGCCGAAGCCGAGTCGTCGATCCGGCTGAACTGGGTCGACCTGCACGAGACGAGCCGGCCGTTGCTGGCCGAGATCGAGGCCCTGCAGGCGGATCTGCGGGCCGAAGGGCTGGACCGGATCGTGCTTTGCGGCATGGGCGGTTCGTCGCTCGCGCCCGAGGTCATCACCCGTACGGCGGGCGTCGAGCTCGTCGTGCTGGACTCCACCAACCCGAGCGTGATCGCCCGGGCGCTGGCGGGAGACCTGCAGCGCACGGTCATCGTCGTGTCCAGCAAGTCCGGTGGCACGGTCGAGACCGACAGCCAGCGGCGTGCGTTCATCCAGGCCTTCACCGAGGCCGGGATCGACGCCGCCAGCCGGGTCGTCGTGGTCACGGACCCGGGTTCGCCGTTCGAGAAGTTGTCGGCCGACGAGGGCTATCGCAAGACGTTCCTCGCCGATCCGAACGTGGGCGGTCGGTATAGCGCGCTCACCGCGTTCGGCCTGGTCCCGTCGGCGCTGGCCGGTGCGGATGTGGCCGAGCTGCTCGACCAGGCCGCCGAGGTGGCCCCGGCCCTGCAGGCGGACAGCCCGGACAACCCGGCACTCGTGCTCGGCGCCGTGCTGGCCGCGAGCCCGGGCCGCGACAAGGTCATCCTCGCCGCGGACGGCTCCCCCATCGTCGGTTTCCCCGACTGGGCCGAGCAGCTCATCGCCGAGAGCACCGGGAAGAACGGCACCGGCGTGCTGCCGGTCGCGGTCAAGGGCTTGCACGCTCCCGAGCTGCACAGCTCCGCCGCCGACCTGACGCACGGCCTGCTCGTCGCTGACGCCAAGGCGACGGCGCCTGCAAGCGACGTACCGGTTGCAGTCACCTCCGGGTCGCTCGGTGCGCAGCTGCTGTTGTGGGAGACCGCGACGGCCGTTGCCGGTTATCTGCTCGGGATCAACCCGTTCGACCAGCCGGATGTGGAGGCCGCCAAGAACGCCGCTCGCGCTCTGCTGGACGCGCAGCCCGAGCCGGAGGTCGCAGCGTTCACCGATGGCGTGATCGAGGTTCGCGGTTCGGAAGGCCTGCTCGACTCGGTGGACAGCCTCGAAGGCGCGCTCGAGACGTTGCTCGGCAAGCTGGCCGACGACGGGTACTTGGCCGTAATGGCGTACCTGGACTCAGAGCGCGACGACAACCTGCACGCCATCCGTCCGGCCCTCGCCGCCAAGACTGGACGGCCAGTCACCTTCGGTTGGGGACCGCGCTTCCTGCACTCCACCGGGCAGTACCACAAGGGCGGACACCCGCAGGGCGTCTTCCTGCAGATCACCAGCCAGGAACCGACCGACGTCGAGATCCCGGACCGGCCGTTCACCTTCGGCACGCTCATCTCCGCTCAGGCCGCGGGTGACGCCAAGGTGCTGGCCGAGCGTGGCCGTCCGGTGTTGCGCCTGCACCTGACTGACCCGCAGGGCGGCGTGCGGCAGTTGATCGCGCTCCTCCACGGACACGACAAGAGGGAAGACGGGGCATGA
- the zwf gene encoding glucose-6-phosphate dehydrogenase translates to MTVELDEDGLPLPPHNPLRDPQDRRLPRIAGPCSLVIFGVTGDLARKKLMPAVYDLANRGLLPPGFALVGFARRDYTNQDFAQIVHDSVKEHARTPFREEVWQQLAEGFRFVPGELTDDDAFRRLRETVDELDVNRGTGGNHAFYLSIPPGLFPKVVEQLSEHGLADDVPGSWRRVVIEKPFGHDLQSARELNKVVESVFPPQAVFRIDHYLGKETVQNMLALRFANSMFEPVWNSHYVDHVQITMAEDIGIGGRAGYYDGIGAARDVIQNHLLQLLALTAMEEPVSFDAWSLRQEKKKVLAAVKLPDRLDLHTARGQYAHGWAGGTKVKGYLEEDGIPADSTTETFAAIRVDVDTRRWAGVPFYLRTGKRLGRRVTEVAVMFKRAPHLPFNATETEELGQNALVMRIQPDEGITMRFGAKVPGTMMEIRDVNMDFAYGGSFTESSPEAYERLILDVLLGDPPLFPQHTEVELGWKILDPVINYWAEHGKPEQYASGDWGPDSAHEMLARDGRAWRRP, encoded by the coding sequence ATGACCGTAGAGCTGGACGAGGATGGTCTGCCGCTCCCCCCGCACAACCCACTCCGCGACCCGCAGGACCGGCGCCTCCCCCGGATCGCCGGTCCCTGCAGCCTGGTGATCTTCGGCGTCACCGGCGACCTCGCGCGCAAGAAGCTGATGCCCGCGGTGTACGACCTGGCCAACCGCGGGTTGTTGCCGCCGGGGTTCGCGTTGGTCGGTTTCGCCCGGCGCGACTACACCAACCAGGACTTCGCGCAGATCGTGCACGACTCCGTCAAGGAGCACGCGCGGACGCCGTTCCGCGAGGAGGTCTGGCAGCAGCTGGCCGAGGGCTTCCGGTTCGTCCCGGGTGAGCTGACCGATGACGACGCCTTCCGGCGCTTGCGCGAGACCGTCGACGAGCTCGACGTCAACCGCGGCACGGGTGGCAACCACGCGTTCTACCTGTCGATCCCGCCGGGCCTGTTCCCGAAGGTGGTCGAGCAGCTGTCCGAGCACGGTCTCGCCGACGACGTGCCGGGCTCGTGGCGCCGCGTCGTGATCGAGAAGCCGTTCGGGCATGACCTGCAGAGCGCGCGCGAACTGAACAAGGTCGTCGAGTCGGTGTTCCCGCCGCAGGCCGTGTTCCGGATCGACCACTACCTGGGCAAGGAGACCGTCCAGAACATGTTGGCGCTGCGGTTCGCCAACTCGATGTTCGAGCCGGTCTGGAACAGCCACTACGTCGACCACGTCCAGATCACCATGGCCGAGGACATCGGCATCGGCGGCCGAGCCGGGTACTACGACGGCATCGGCGCCGCCCGCGACGTGATCCAGAACCACCTGCTCCAACTGCTCGCGCTCACCGCGATGGAGGAGCCGGTCAGCTTCGACGCGTGGTCTCTCCGGCAAGAGAAGAAGAAGGTGCTCGCGGCGGTCAAACTGCCCGATCGCCTCGACCTGCACACCGCCCGCGGGCAGTACGCCCACGGCTGGGCAGGCGGCACCAAGGTCAAGGGCTACCTGGAGGAAGACGGTATCCCCGCCGACTCCACGACCGAGACGTTCGCCGCGATCCGGGTCGACGTGGACACGCGTCGCTGGGCCGGGGTCCCGTTCTACCTGCGCACGGGTAAGCGCCTCGGCCGCCGGGTGACGGAGGTGGCCGTGATGTTCAAGCGCGCGCCGCACCTGCCGTTCAACGCGACGGAGACCGAGGAGCTCGGGCAGAACGCGCTGGTGATGCGGATCCAGCCCGATGAGGGCATCACCATGCGGTTCGGCGCGAAGGTGCCCGGCACGATGATGGAGATCCGCGACGTGAACATGGACTTCGCGTACGGCGGCTCGTTCACCGAGTCGTCGCCGGAGGCCTACGAGCGGCTGATCCTCGACGTACTGCTGGGTGATCCGCCGTTGTTCCCGCAGCACACCGAGGTGGAGCTGGGCTGGAAGATCCTCGACCCGGTGATCAACTACTGGGCCGAGCACGGCAAGCCCGAGCAGTACGCGTCCGGCGACTGGGGTCCGGACTCCGCGCACGAGATGCTCGCCCGCGACGGACGCGCCTGGAGGCGGCCATGA
- the tkt gene encoding transketolase, whose amino-acid sequence MTEKTTPELDWTDLDQRAVDTVRVLAMDAVEKVGNGHPGTAMSLAPAAYLLFQKVMRHNPADPTWAGRDRFVLSCGHSSLTLYIQLYLAGFGLELDDLKALRTWGSLTPGHPEHGHTKGVETTTGPLGQGVGNAVGMAMAARRERGLFDPDTAKGESLFDHHIYAIASDGDLEEGVASEASSLAGHQQLGNLTLIWDDNRISIEDDTAVAFSEDVAARYAAYGWDVREVDWTNDGTGYEENVQALFDAIQAGNAVTDKPSFIRLRTIIGWPAPGKQNTGKIHGSALGADEVAATKKVLGWDPEKTFDVAEDVIDHTRTAIDRGKVLQAEWQERYDAWAAAEVERAALFTRLEKRELPAGWADALPTWDADAKGVATRVASGETLTKLAPKLPELWGGSADLAGSNNTTPKGEPSFLPAEHSTKEFQGNEYGRVLHFGIREHGMGAVLNGIALHGGTRPYGGTFLVFSDYMRPSVRLAALMKLPVTYVWTHDSIGLGEDGPTHQPVEHLAALRAIPGLDVVRPGDANETAAAWQAVLENTDRPAGIALTRQNVPTYPRGTDGFATTENVAKGGYTLLDTEGTPDVILIGTGSELQLAVEARAKLAEQGIQARVVSMVCREWFDEQDASYRDEVIPPAVKARVSVEAGISLGWREVVGDAGRSVSLEHFGASADYKVLFDEFGITAAAVVQAAQDSIAAATELGGAGVSVGRHAAGPVGPADEPN is encoded by the coding sequence GTGACGGAGAAGACCACCCCCGAGCTTGACTGGACCGACCTCGACCAGCGTGCCGTCGACACCGTGCGGGTGCTCGCGATGGACGCCGTGGAGAAGGTCGGCAACGGCCATCCTGGTACGGCGATGAGCCTCGCGCCGGCGGCGTACCTGCTGTTCCAGAAGGTGATGCGGCATAACCCTGCCGATCCCACCTGGGCGGGCCGCGACCGGTTCGTGCTTTCCTGCGGGCACTCCAGCCTGACGCTCTACATCCAGCTCTACCTGGCCGGGTTCGGCCTCGAGCTGGACGACCTGAAGGCGCTGCGCACCTGGGGCAGCCTGACGCCGGGTCACCCCGAGCACGGGCACACCAAGGGCGTCGAGACCACCACCGGGCCGCTCGGCCAGGGTGTCGGCAACGCGGTCGGCATGGCGATGGCCGCCCGCCGCGAGCGCGGTCTGTTCGACCCGGACACGGCCAAGGGCGAGAGCCTGTTCGACCACCACATCTACGCGATCGCGTCGGACGGTGACCTGGAGGAAGGTGTCGCCAGCGAGGCCTCCTCGCTCGCCGGGCACCAGCAGCTGGGCAACCTGACGCTGATCTGGGACGACAACCGGATCTCCATCGAGGACGACACCGCGGTCGCGTTCTCCGAGGACGTCGCCGCCCGCTACGCGGCGTACGGCTGGGACGTCCGCGAGGTCGACTGGACCAACGACGGCACCGGCTACGAGGAGAACGTCCAGGCCCTGTTCGACGCGATCCAGGCGGGTAACGCGGTCACCGACAAGCCGAGCTTCATCCGGCTGCGCACGATCATCGGCTGGCCCGCGCCGGGTAAGCAGAACACCGGCAAGATCCACGGTTCCGCCCTCGGTGCCGACGAGGTCGCGGCCACCAAGAAGGTGCTCGGCTGGGACCCGGAGAAGACGTTCGACGTCGCCGAAGATGTGATCGATCACACCCGTACGGCGATCGACCGGGGCAAGGTCCTCCAGGCCGAGTGGCAGGAGCGGTACGACGCGTGGGCCGCCGCCGAGGTGGAGCGCGCCGCGCTGTTCACCCGGCTGGAGAAGCGTGAGCTGCCCGCGGGCTGGGCCGACGCGCTGCCGACCTGGGACGCGGACGCCAAGGGTGTCGCCACCCGGGTCGCCTCGGGCGAGACGCTGACCAAGCTGGCGCCGAAGCTGCCCGAGCTCTGGGGCGGTTCGGCCGACCTCGCCGGCTCGAACAACACCACCCCGAAGGGTGAGCCGTCCTTCCTGCCCGCGGAGCACTCCACCAAGGAGTTCCAGGGCAACGAGTACGGCCGGGTGCTGCACTTCGGCATCCGCGAGCACGGCATGGGCGCCGTACTGAACGGCATCGCGCTGCACGGTGGGACCCGGCCGTACGGCGGCACGTTCCTCGTCTTCAGCGACTACATGCGCCCGTCGGTCCGGCTGGCGGCGCTGATGAAGCTGCCCGTCACCTACGTGTGGACGCACGACTCGATCGGCCTCGGCGAGGACGGCCCGACGCACCAGCCGGTCGAGCACCTGGCCGCGCTGCGGGCGATCCCGGGTCTGGACGTGGTCCGCCCCGGCGACGCCAACGAAACGGCCGCTGCGTGGCAGGCCGTCCTGGAGAACACCGACCGCCCGGCCGGTATCGCCCTCACCCGGCAGAACGTCCCGACCTACCCGCGGGGAACGGACGGCTTCGCCACCACGGAGAACGTGGCCAAGGGCGGTTACACGCTGCTGGACACCGAGGGCACGCCCGACGTGATCCTGATCGGCACCGGTTCGGAGCTCCAGCTGGCCGTCGAGGCCCGCGCGAAGCTGGCCGAGCAGGGCATCCAGGCGCGCGTCGTGTCGATGGTCTGCCGCGAGTGGTTCGACGAGCAGGACGCGTCGTACCGCGACGAGGTCATCCCGCCGGCGGTGAAAGCCCGGGTCTCGGTCGAGGCTGGGATCTCGCTGGGCTGGCGCGAGGTGGTCGGTGACGCCGGCCGCAGCGTGAGCCTCGAGCACTTCGGTGCCTCGGCGGACTACAAGGTGCTGTTCGACGAGTTCGGCATCACGGCCGCCGCCGTCGTCCAGGCCGCGCAGGACAGCATCGCCGCGGCCACCGAGCTGGGCGGCGCGGGCGTCTCCGTGGGGCGCCACGCCGCCGGACCCGTCGGCCCCGCTGACGAGCCCAACTGA
- a CDS encoding nuclear transport factor 2 family protein, whose translation MSKISPPGQFLQEFFAGFTEEVLADPDAVELIVDRYYTADIEQIVDGVRMDRARLVQHVRPVQRNLRRYRYDFHEVWRYDEKLAARFAVHAELRSGRVMSTEVQLMAEFAPDGRMRRAHQLTQTLEPLAEL comes from the coding sequence ATGTCAAAGATAAGCCCGCCCGGGCAGTTCCTGCAGGAGTTCTTCGCCGGTTTCACCGAGGAGGTGCTGGCCGATCCCGACGCGGTCGAGTTGATCGTGGATCGCTACTACACCGCGGATATCGAGCAGATCGTGGACGGTGTCCGGATGGACCGGGCCCGGCTGGTGCAGCACGTGCGCCCGGTGCAACGCAATCTGCGCCGCTATCGATACGACTTTCATGAGGTCTGGCGGTACGACGAAAAGCTCGCGGCCCGGTTCGCCGTACATGCCGAGCTGCGCAGCGGCCGGGTGATGTCGACGGAGGTCCAGTTGATGGCGGAGTTCGCGCCGGACGGCAGGATGCGGCGCGCTCACCAGCTGACCCAGACGCTCGAGCCGTTGGCGGAGCTGTGA
- a CDS encoding glucose-6-phosphate dehydrogenase assembly protein OpcA, whose translation MIIDLTDTTSSQIASALLKARRNAGSPAMGMIGTIVVVVDEASHHDALKAANEAGREHPSRVLVAILRPGRGASGLDAEVRVGEGVPGEAVLLRLHGELAKVPQSVITPLLLPDSPVIVWWPGGGPKVPHDDPLGHLARRRVTDAAATRRAAVDFTARAEGYAPGDTDFAWSRLTPWRALMAAALDQFPTEVTGAEVVSAKGNASADLMSAWLQSRLDIPVEQKVSRGPGLTAIRLFTPAGPIALTRPDGAIATFSIPGQPDRPVALKRRGTAELLSEELRRLDPDDVYAQTLLCLVEREKAPESAKKLTAAQRSSTQTAVKKAAAATAKAPVKTTTKKPAPGKKTAAKSAASKKKPAKKA comes from the coding sequence ATGATCATCGATCTGACCGATACGACGTCCAGCCAGATCGCGTCCGCCCTGCTGAAGGCCCGGCGTAATGCGGGCAGCCCGGCAATGGGCATGATCGGCACCATCGTGGTCGTGGTCGACGAGGCCTCGCACCACGATGCGCTCAAGGCGGCGAACGAGGCCGGCCGTGAGCACCCGTCCCGCGTCCTGGTCGCGATCCTGCGGCCCGGCCGTGGCGCCAGCGGCCTCGACGCGGAGGTTCGCGTCGGCGAGGGCGTGCCGGGTGAGGCCGTACTGCTGCGGCTGCACGGCGAGCTGGCGAAGGTGCCGCAGTCGGTCATCACGCCGCTGCTGCTGCCGGACTCCCCCGTCATCGTCTGGTGGCCGGGTGGCGGTCCGAAGGTCCCGCACGACGACCCGCTGGGCCACCTCGCCCGGCGCCGGGTGACCGACGCGGCGGCGACCCGTCGGGCGGCGGTCGACTTCACCGCTCGCGCCGAGGGGTACGCCCCGGGCGACACCGATTTCGCGTGGTCGCGGTTGACGCCGTGGCGGGCGTTGATGGCCGCCGCGCTGGACCAGTTCCCGACCGAGGTCACCGGTGCCGAGGTGGTATCGGCCAAGGGCAACGCCAGCGCGGATCTGATGTCCGCTTGGCTGCAGAGCCGGCTGGACATCCCGGTCGAGCAGAAGGTCTCGCGTGGGCCGGGTCTGACGGCCATTCGGCTGTTCACTCCCGCCGGGCCGATCGCGTTGACCCGGCCGGACGGCGCCATCGCGACGTTCAGCATTCCGGGTCAGCCGGACCGGCCGGTGGCGCTGAAGCGGCGTGGCACGGCCGAGCTGCTGAGCGAGGAGCTGCGGCGTCTCGATCCCGACGACGTGTATGCGCAGACATTGTTGTGCCTGGTCGAGCGGGAGAAGGCGCCGGAGTCGGCCAAAAAGCTCACCGCCGCCCAGCGGAGCTCGACCCAGACCGCGGTGAAGAAGGCGGCGGCCGCGACGGCTAAGGCGCCGGTCAAGACCACGACCAAGAAGCCTGCGCCGGGTAAGAAGACGGCGGCTAAGTCTGCAGCTTCGAAGAAGAAGCCGGCCAAGAAGGCATGA
- a CDS encoding isocitrate lyase/PEP mutase family protein, with protein sequence MTSFLDLHASGGLLMPNAWDAGSAIVLAEAGFAALATTSAGIAFSLGKGDHAKPDGAPSVSRDEMFDRIRQITSAVDVPVNGDLENGYGAAPSAVADTVRLAVEAGLAGGNIEDFDGSGLYDDGLAAERIAAAREAAGADFVLTARTDGQLVGAPEGLAGSIRRANVYRAAGADCLFVPGVNDLDSITTLVREIDGPLNVVLGLGSTDLTVSALREAGVARMSLGGSIARAALGFIRDSARELLDQGTLGFATRQIPQGDLNTLFANRAQRP encoded by the coding sequence ATGACCTCGTTCCTGGACCTCCACGCCAGCGGTGGGCTGCTGATGCCGAACGCCTGGGATGCGGGCAGCGCCATCGTGCTCGCCGAGGCGGGATTCGCCGCGCTGGCCACCACCAGCGCGGGTATCGCCTTCTCCCTCGGGAAGGGCGATCACGCCAAGCCGGATGGCGCTCCCTCGGTATCGCGCGACGAGATGTTCGACCGCATCCGCCAGATCACCTCGGCTGTCGACGTGCCCGTCAACGGCGACCTTGAAAACGGGTACGGCGCTGCGCCCTCGGCCGTCGCGGACACGGTCCGCCTCGCGGTGGAAGCCGGTCTGGCCGGTGGCAACATCGAGGACTTCGACGGATCCGGCCTGTACGACGACGGGCTGGCCGCCGAACGAATCGCGGCCGCGCGGGAGGCCGCCGGCGCCGACTTCGTGCTCACGGCCCGGACCGACGGCCAACTGGTGGGAGCGCCAGAGGGCCTCGCCGGATCCATCCGCCGCGCAAACGTCTATCGCGCCGCAGGTGCCGACTGCCTGTTCGTCCCGGGCGTCAACGATCTCGACAGCATCACCACACTGGTCCGTGAGATCGACGGCCCGCTCAACGTCGTACTGGGCCTCGGAAGCACCGACCTCACCGTCTCCGCCCTGCGGGAGGCCGGCGTGGCCCGGATGAGCCTCGGCGGCAGCATCGCCCGGGCCGCCCTCGGCTTCATCCGCGACAGCGCCCGCGAACTACTCGACCAGGGCACGCTCGGCTTCGCGACCCGACAGATCCCCCAAGGCGACCTCAACACCCTCTTCGCCAACCGCGCCCAGCGGCCTTAG
- a CDS encoding TetR/AcrR family transcriptional regulator gives MSEITAPRARRRRADADRSRQAILAAAIDVLDENGEAGLEVIAAAAKVTRQTIYAHFPNRAALVDAVLAELTAEVIASLDRLDPDLPAPDALHAFLETGWRSFERHPLLLSPGTIGSGAEDLHAPVLDHLRGIIKRGKADGSFPTKLATDWLLIALMALGHAAGEAVAAGAMTRKAAWAGYRSSVDRLVGI, from the coding sequence GTGTCAGAGATCACCGCACCGCGTGCCCGTCGTCGACGCGCCGATGCCGATCGCAGCAGGCAGGCGATACTCGCCGCCGCGATCGACGTGCTGGACGAGAACGGCGAGGCCGGGTTGGAGGTGATCGCCGCCGCGGCGAAGGTCACCCGGCAGACGATCTACGCGCACTTTCCGAATCGCGCCGCGCTCGTGGATGCCGTACTAGCTGAGCTGACCGCGGAAGTGATCGCGTCTCTCGATCGCCTCGACCCGGATCTGCCGGCACCCGATGCCCTGCACGCCTTCTTGGAAACCGGGTGGCGATCCTTTGAGCGCCACCCGTTGCTGCTGAGCCCGGGGACGATCGGCAGCGGAGCCGAAGACCTACACGCGCCAGTGCTCGACCACCTGCGCGGAATCATCAAGCGCGGCAAGGCAGACGGCTCATTCCCGACGAAACTCGCGACGGACTGGCTGCTGATCGCACTGATGGCACTCGGCCACGCAGCCGGCGAAGCTGTCGCGGCCGGAGCGATGACGCGCAAAGCGGCCTGGGCCGGTTATCGCTCCAGCGTTGACAGGCTGGTTGGCATTTAG
- the tal gene encoding transaldolase — translation MNDRLKALADAGVSIWLDDLSRDRITSGGLAGLIHDQHISGVTTNPTIFAKALSTATKDGSPYAEQVVALAKAATSTEDAVREITTDDVRAGADLFKPVYDDTDGVDGRVSIEVDPRLARETDKTIAEAKALWGTVGRENVFIKIPATKEGLPAITAVLAEGISVNVTLIFSLERYRAVADAFLSGVEKAVDNGHDVTKLGSVASFFVSRVDTEIDKRLDAIGSEEAKALKGKAAIANARLAFEAYEEIFSSDRWRELETAGAKPQRPLWASTGVKDPAYPDTMYVDQLVTQGVVNTMPQATIDAFADHGEVTGDTVRGDYDVSRKVIADLEGLGVSYDDVVQVLEDEGVSKFEVSWTELLDTVTGALKDAKW, via the coding sequence ATGAATGACCGATTGAAAGCACTCGCCGACGCCGGCGTTTCCATCTGGCTAGACGACCTGTCCCGCGACCGCATCACCAGTGGCGGGCTGGCCGGGCTGATCCACGACCAGCACATCAGCGGCGTCACCACCAACCCGACGATCTTCGCCAAGGCGCTGTCGACCGCCACCAAGGACGGCAGCCCGTACGCCGAGCAGGTGGTCGCCCTCGCGAAGGCGGCCACCTCGACCGAGGACGCCGTCCGGGAGATCACCACCGACGACGTGCGCGCCGGCGCCGACCTGTTCAAGCCGGTGTACGACGACACCGACGGCGTCGACGGCCGGGTCTCGATCGAGGTCGACCCGCGGTTGGCGCGCGAGACCGACAAGACGATCGCCGAGGCCAAGGCGTTGTGGGGCACCGTCGGCCGGGAGAACGTCTTCATCAAGATCCCCGCCACCAAGGAAGGGCTGCCTGCGATCACGGCGGTGCTTGCCGAGGGCATCAGTGTGAACGTGACGCTGATCTTCTCCCTCGAGCGGTACCGCGCCGTCGCGGACGCCTTCCTCAGCGGTGTGGAGAAGGCGGTCGACAACGGGCACGACGTGACCAAGCTCGGCAGCGTGGCGTCGTTCTTCGTCAGCCGCGTCGACACCGAGATCGACAAGCGCCTGGACGCCATCGGTTCCGAAGAGGCAAAGGCGCTCAAGGGCAAGGCCGCGATCGCGAACGCGCGCCTGGCCTTCGAGGCGTACGAGGAGATCTTCTCGTCCGACCGCTGGCGCGAGCTCGAGACCGCCGGCGCCAAGCCGCAGCGCCCGCTGTGGGCGTCCACCGGCGTGAAGGACCCGGCGTACCCGGACACCATGTACGTCGACCAGCTGGTCACCCAGGGCGTGGTCAACACGATGCCGCAGGCAACGATCGACGCCTTCGCGGACCACGGCGAGGTCACCGGCGACACGGTTCGCGGTGACTATGACGTCTCCCGCAAGGTGATCGCCGACCTCGAAGGCCTCGGCGTTTCGTACGACGACGTCGTGCAGGTCCTCGAGGACGAGGGCGTCAGCAAGTTCGAGGTGTCCTGGACCGAGCTGCTTGACACGGTCACGGGTGCTCTCAAGGACGCGAAGTGGTGA